A region of the Micromonospora sediminicola genome:
GAGACGGTGCGGGCGGAGACCGAGGTGTATTCCCGGCCGGTCACCCAGGCGGTCAGGTCGATGTCGTGGGTGGCCAGGTCCATCACCACGCCGACGTCGGCGATGCGGTGCGGGAACGGGCCCTGGCGGCGGGTGACCACCTGGAAGACCTCGCCCAGTTCGCCGGCCTCCAGCCGGGTCCGCAGGCTCTGCAGCGCCGGGTTGTAGCGCTCGATGTGACCGACGCCGGCGACCAGGCCGGCGGTCTCGAACGCGTCGACCAGCTTCGTGGCCGCCTCGACCGACTGGGCAAGGGGCTTCTCGATCAGCGCGCAGACGCCGTTGGCGGCCAGTTCCAGGCCGATCGACTCGTGCAGCGCGGTCGGGCAGGCGACCACCGCGTAGTCGACGCCCAGCGCCAGCAGGTCGCTCAGCTCGGGCACGACCGGCGCGCGCAGCGTGCCGGTCACGTCGCCGGCCGGGTCGACCACGCCGACCAGCTCGACACCGTCGAGGTTGGACAGCACCCGGGCGTGGTTGCGGCCCATGGCGCCGAGGCCGATCAGCCCGGCCCGCAGCTTGCGCCCACTCATCGGGCACCTCCGGCCAGGTTCGCGCCCTCGGCGATCCGCTCCAGCTCGGCCTGGGTCAGCGACGGGTGCACCGGCAGCGAGACCACCTCGGCGGCGGCCCGCTCGGTCTCCGGCAGGTCCCACGCGCCCGGCTTGCCGTCGACGAGGTACGGCTTGAGCCGGTGGATCGGGGTCGGGTAGTAGACCGCGTTGCCGATGCCCAGCTCGGTGAGGCGGGCCTGGGCGGCGTCCCGGTCGCCCCGCACCCGCACCGTGTACTGGTGGTAGACGTGCTTCGCGCCGTCGGCGACCGGCGGGGTGACCATGCCGGTGATGGCGGAGTCGAGGAACTTGGCGTTGGCGCGACGCTGCTCGGTCCACCCGTCGAGCTGGCCGAGCTGCACCCGGCCGATGGCGGCGGCCACGTCGGTCATCCGCATGTTGGCGCCGACGATCTCGTTGGCGTACCGCTGCTCCATGCCCTGGTTGCGCAGCAGCCGCAGGGTGCGGGCGAGATCCGCGTCGGCGGTGGTGATCATGCCGCCCTCGAGGGAGTGCATGTTCTTGGTCGGGTAGAAGCTGAAGCAGCCGGCGGTGCCGAAGGCGCCGACCGGGGTGCCGTTCAGCTCGGCGCCGTGCGCCTGGGCGGCGTCCTCGACGACGGCCAGGCCGTGCTGCTGCGCGATCGCCATGATCCGGTCCATCGCGGCGGGGTGCCCGTAGAGGTGCACCGGCATGATCGCGACGGTCTTCGGGGTGATCGCCGCGGCGACCGCCTCCGGGTCGACGCAGAAGCTGCCCGGCTCGATGTCGACGAAGACCGGCTCGGCGCCGACCAGCCGGACCGCGTTGCCGCTGGCGGCGAAGGAGAACGAGGGCACGATGACCTCGTCGCCCGGGCCGAAGCCGAGCGCCATCAGGGTCAGCTGCAGGGCCGAGGTGCCGGAGTTGACGGCGACGCAGTGCCGGCCGGCGACCAGGTCACCGAACTCCTCCTCGAACGCCGCGACCTCCGGGCCCTGGACGACCCGGCCGCTCCGCAGCACCCGGACAGCCGCCTCGATCTCGGCCTCGCCGATGATCGGTCGTGCTGGGGGAATGAACTCTGGATGCGGCCCGACCATGGGGCTTCCTCCTGTCGACGCGTGACTCATGTGGGGGACGTTGGGGGATGGTAGCGGTTTGGGATGAAAACCGGTTGATCGCGGCCATTGTCCGGCCGG
Encoded here:
- a CDS encoding Gfo/Idh/MocA family protein, with protein sequence MSGRKLRAGLIGLGAMGRNHARVLSNLDGVELVGVVDPAGDVTGTLRAPVVPELSDLLALGVDYAVVACPTALHESIGLELAANGVCALIEKPLAQSVEAATKLVDAFETAGLVAGVGHIERYNPALQSLRTRLEAGELGEVFQVVTRRQGPFPHRIADVGVVMDLATHDIDLTAWVTGREYTSVSARTVSRSGRLHEDMVAVVGQLSDGTMVNHLVNWLSPLKERSTVVTGDKGCFIADTLTADLTFYANAAIDTEWEALRAFRGVAEGDMVRYAIPKREPLLVEHERFRDAVEGKQSDIVTLRQGLRTVQVAAALLESASDGKVVSVATSGSDAEPALR
- a CDS encoding DegT/DnrJ/EryC1/StrS family aminotransferase — translated: MVGPHPEFIPPARPIIGEAEIEAAVRVLRSGRVVQGPEVAAFEEEFGDLVAGRHCVAVNSGTSALQLTLMALGFGPGDEVIVPSFSFAASGNAVRLVGAEPVFVDIEPGSFCVDPEAVAAAITPKTVAIMPVHLYGHPAAMDRIMAIAQQHGLAVVEDAAQAHGAELNGTPVGAFGTAGCFSFYPTKNMHSLEGGMITTADADLARTLRLLRNQGMEQRYANEIVGANMRMTDVAAAIGRVQLGQLDGWTEQRRANAKFLDSAITGMVTPPVADGAKHVYHQYTVRVRGDRDAAQARLTELGIGNAVYYPTPIHRLKPYLVDGKPGAWDLPETERAAAEVVSLPVHPSLTQAELERIAEGANLAGGAR